AAGCATGCGCTAGACCCGCAGGCGAGGCCTGCAGATTGCTGATCACCGCCTCGCGCAGTCCGTCGTATTCGGGATAAACGGCAATTTGATCAGCCGGAAAGGTCCGTAGCGCCTCAGCAACCGCCGGGCTGGGACCGATGGTGTTCTCGTTGAAATCAAGCCGGAGCAAACCACGGCGTCCCTCCAGTGGTGCGCTGTAACCCCTAAGGCGCTCAACCTCAGGGCGTGCTGAAGGCGAGGGAGTCGCTGCGGTCATGCCAATCAACCTTGCCCACGAAGGTCAATCCACAAGCTATCGACATCCCTCTCATCCCAACAGTGGTGGATTCACGCCGATGATGGGAAGACTGCAGTGACCGGTCTGATGCCAACCACCTCTAGCGCATCCTCCACAACCGACACATTCGCCGAGTTCGCTGAACACGTCGATTACTCCTTGCTGAGCCAACTCAGAGCGGACCCCGAGGCCCGTGTGAACGGGCATGACCATCAGGCACGTCAGGTGAAATCGGGGCACTACGTACCGGTCACGCCAACGCCTCTGCCAACCCCGGAATACGTGGCACACAGCGACGAATTATTCGATGAGCTGGGACTCAGCCATAGCTTGGCCGAGGATGACGGCTTCCGACGGTTGTTCTCCGGCGACATCAGCGTGAACCGCGGGGAGATGCTCCCTTATGGGTGGGCCACCGGCTATGCCTTGTCGATCTACGGCACCGAATACGATCAGCAATGTCCGTTCGGCAATGGCAACGGATACGGCGATGGTCGAGCCGTCTCCGTGTTCGAAGGTCTTTTCCGAGGACGCCGCTGGGAAATGCAACTGAAGGGCGGCGGACCGACGCCCTATTGCAGAGGTGCTGATGGTCGAGCCGTGCTGCGCTCCAGTGTGCGCGAGTTTCTGGCCCAGGAATTCATGCATGCACTCGGAGTTCCCACATCACGCTCCCTGACGCTGTACGTCTCCCATGCCGAGAGTGTGCGTCGCCCCTGGTATTCAGATCAATCTCAATCCATGGATCCCGATGTGCTGATCGAGAACCCTGCAGCGATCACCACGCGCGTGGCGCCATCCTTCCTGCGAGTGGGTCAGCTCGAGCTCTTCGCGCGGCGCGTCCGCAGAGAAGCTCATCCACAGGCGCTACAGGAACTGCAGATGATCGTGCAGCACCTGATCGATCGGAACTACCGCACCGAGATTGATGAGTCTCTGAGCTTCCCTGAGCAGGTGGTGCAGCTCGCAACGTTGTTCCGAGCACGATTGATCACCCTGATATCCCACTGGATGCGAGTGGGCTATTGCCAAGGCAACTTCAACAGCGACAACTGTGCCGCCGGCGGCTTCACCCTTGACTACGGACCATTTGGCTTCTGCGAACTTTTCGACCCCCGCTTTCAGCCCTGGACCGGAGGCGGAATTCATTTCTCCTTTTTCAATCAGCCGAAGGCGGCAGAAACCAATTACCGGATGTTCTGGTCAGCCCTCAAAACGCTGCTCAAGGATCACCCGTCAGAAACGGCTCGTCTGGATGAGCTGCTGGCCAGCTTCGGCGATGCCATGCAGCAAGAACTGGATGCCATGTGGGCTCGGAAGCTTGGCCTGGCCAGCCATGAACCTGAGCTGATTGGAGAGCTTCTGCAGCTGCTGGTGGCGTCGAAGGCGGACTACACGGTTGCCTTCCGTGAATTATCGGCACTGCCGGAAAACGTCACACCTCTGAAACGGGGTTTTTACCAACCCAGCGATGAACAACTCGACAACAAGTGGAACGCATGGCTTCAGCGCTGGCATCTGCAACTTGCCGGCAATGGCGAACGAGGGGAGATCACAGCCTCAATGAGTCGCACCAATCCCGCCATCACCTGGCGCGAATGGCTGATCGCCCCTGCGTACGAACAGGCAGCTCGGGGCGACTACGGTCACGTGCGCGAATTGCAGACAGTGTTCCGTCATCCCTATGAGCCGCTTTCGCCAGAACTCGCAGTTCGTTACGACCAATTAAGGCCTAAGGAGTTCTTCGGCGCTGGGGGCATCTCTCACTACAGCTGCTCCTCCTAGACGAGCACCTAGGAACCAATCTCACAACCCGGGCAAGGCAGACCCAGCCGCCGCACGAGCACTTGGCCGCACAAGCTGATCAACATCGCTGCGCAGACATTGCGGCAAGACCATCAACTCCACTTGTTTCGATGACTCAGTGACGTCGCACTACAACCATTCAGCCCAGGAATGCTTCAGCCAGCACCCGACCAAAAGATTATTCATGGGCAATACATCAACAAAGGGTTGCAATAACAAATCTTGCATGCAAGCATTTTAAAGTGCAGTGATACCGAAATGGTCCTATCAAGCAACCCGCAAATTTCCAAAGTATTAATGCAAATCACCTGGGTCATTGGTGGCATTGGATTATGGAATGGCTTTAACGCTCTTGGCGCCGGAAATATAGATTCAGCCACCCAATGGATTGCAGGATGGTCTGTCGGAGGCGTTGGCCTGGTTTCATTTGTGCGCCATGCAATATTCCACCGCAGCGATGCATTACGCATGGGATGGGATTACGGCACCCGTAACGACTTTCAACTTGAAGTTGGCTTCGCGAATCTCGCATGGGGAGTAGTCGCTTTCGCCGGACTCGCACAAGGCTGGGGGACCCAAGCCCTTGGGTCCCTGATTCTTCTTGTGGGAATCTATATGCTGCAAGCGGCCGTCTTGCATTTACTCGAATTAAGAACAGCCAAACAACCTCGATATACCAGCAAAGTTATCAACATTAGCTACGCACTTTTCACACTTTATTTCGGCATTAATGCCCTTTCCTCCTGACGCCAGACCTACCAAAAACGAGCACTAATGGGCTAAATAAATGCGCACATTCTTTCCATGCCGAATGCGACACAAGATCAAAGCCATAAACTTAAACATCAGATTCGGTCCTCTCCACCACCCTTGAGCAAGTGAGGCATTTCATCAAGCTCCTACAGAGCAAAAGATACCGTCAGATGAATGCCAAAAGATTGGCAAGAACCATGGCAACCTCCCGGCATCAACTCACTGACTCCAACTGAGCCAATACTGCCGCCATTTGCACACCATTAAGGCCTGCACTCAAAGACAACAACAACAGCACCCGAGCTTTCTGAGGATTCAGGCTGCCGGCAGGCAGCGTTCCACAACGTTCATCTTCAGGCGAGCGATGCACAGGACCTGATCCACAACGGCTGGCCCGCAGCATCAATGGCCGCGGACCCGACCAAGTCTCAAGCACGTCACGTTCCACGGCCGAGAGCTGACCGGCGCCGGTGCCGGTAAACACCAGGCCCTGAATTCTTGCCTTCAGCATCGCAGTGAGCATGCTCGACTCGGGCTCCACACAGCCATAGAGGATGGCCACCCTGGGCCATTGCCCAGGCAAGGTGAGGCCTGCGAACGGAGCCTCTCGCGCTTCACTCACCAGAGGCAAATGAACGCCGGCGTCATCAACCCAGCCCAACGGCCCAGTGCCTGGACTGGCAAACGCCCCTACCCCCTGTGTCGCCACCTTGGTCACCTTGCGTGCCGCATGGATCCATCCATCCATCACCACCAGCACTCCCTGACCGCGGGATTGCGGAGCACTGGCCACCTGAACGGCCTGAAACAGATTGAGCGGGCCATCCGCACTGAGTGCCGTTGCCGGCCGCATCGCCCCACCTAGCACCACCGGCCGCGGGTCATCGATCAGCAACTGCAGCAGCCAGGCTGTTTCCTCCAAGGTGTTGGTGCCGTGGCTGATCACAACACCAGCGAGATCGGCATCAGCTGCAAAGGCTGAACGCACATGGGTGACGAGCGCCTGCCAATGGGCGAAGGTCAGGTCCGCACTGTCGACGTTGGCAATCTGCTCCACCTGAATCTCAGCGAGCTGTTGCAGCTGGGGCACCGATTGCAGCAACTGCTCAGCGTGGATGACGCCTGCTGAGTAGTTGTTCAGAGCGGTGACATCTTTCGCCCTTCCTGCGATTGTGCCACCGGTGGCGAGCAACAAGAGCCGAGGCATGAAGGCACCACTCTCCAAGGAACCGCTCACATCCGCTCCAAGGTGTTGATGCCGAGCAGACCGAGTCCGGTTTTGAGCGTGTCGGCAGTGAGGCGACAGAGGGCCAGCCGTGACGGCAACGCCTTAGGCCCGGCCTTAAGCACCGGCACCTGGTCGTAAAAGCGATTGAACACCTGGCTGAGCTCAAACAGATAGCTGCAGAGCCGATTGGGGAGCAACTCCTCCTCCACCTCGGCAACCACTGCATCGAACTTGAGAAGTTCACGCACAAGAGCCCATTCCTGAGGCTCACTGAACTGCAGCTGAGTAGTCGATCGATCCAGGTCGCCTCCCTTGCGGGCGATACCGGAGATGCGCACCAGCGCATAGAGCAGATAGGGAGCCGTGTTTCCCTGCAGGGCCAGCATCCGATCAAACGAAAACTGGTAGTTGGTGATCCGGTTCTGACTGAGGTCGGCGTATTTCACCGCCGCAAGGCCGACGGTGCCGGCTACATGGTTGATGAAGTCTTCGGGTTCCTGCCGCTCCTCCTCCTTGAGACGCGAACGCAGATCCGCTTCAGCGCGCTCCACCGCTCCATCCAGCAGATCGCGGAGTCGCACGGTGTCACCGGCCCGAGTCTTGAGCTTCTTGCCGTCTTCTCCCTGCACCAATCCGAAGGGCACATGCTCCAGGCGGGCACCGTCGGGAATCCAGCCCGCCCGTTGCGCCACCTGAAAAACCCCAGCAAAATGGTTGGCCTGGCCGGCATCCGTCACATAGATCACCCGGCGAGCCGAATCCCCATCGGGAGCGGCCGCGAACCGGTAGCGAATCGCCGCCAGGTCGGTGGTGGCGTAATTAAAACCGCCATCGCTTTTCTGCACGATCACCGGCAGCGGTTTGCCGTCCTTACCGCTGACCCCTTCCAGGAAGACGCACTCTGCCCCATCGTCGGTGACCAGCAGACCGACTTGCTTCAGCCCATCGATCACCCCTGGCAGGAAGGGGTTGTAGAACGACTCTCCCCGCTCACTCAGGCGAATATCAAGCCGGTCATAGATCTTCTGGAACTCGCGCCGCGACTGGTCACAGAGCAGCCCCCAGGCCTTGAGCGAAAGAGGATCGCCTCCCTGGAGCTTGACCACCTCCTCCCGGGATGTGATCTGGAAGTCCTCGTCATCATCAAAACGCTTCTTGGCTTCGCGATAGAACGCCACCAGATCACCGAGATCCACTGCATCGGCTGTCTCCAGAGCCTCAGGTGCAACCTGCTTCAGATGGGTGATCAGCATCCCGAACTGGGTCCCCCAATCACCCACATGGTTGAGGCGGAGCACCCGATGACCGCGAAACTCGAGAACACGCGCCAGTGAGTCGCCGATGATCGTGGAGCGCAGATGGCCCACGTGCATCTCCTTGGCGATGTTGGGACTGGAGAAGTCGACCACCACCGGCGCTGCATCCTTCACCGATGGAACGCCCAACCGCGCATCACCTAGCCGGGAGGCCAGCTCAGCAGCAAGACACTCGGGCCGGATGGTGAGGTTGATGAAGCCTGGACCGGCGATCTGAGGTTCAAGACAAAGGTCGGTGAAAGCAGCGTCGTTCTTGAGCTGCTCCACAATCGCTGCAGCGATCTGACGCGGGGCCTGCTTGAGCGGTTTGGCCAGGGCCAGGGCTCCATTGGCCTGAAAATCTCCGAATTCGGGCTTGCTCGCAGGAACAAGCTGGGGATCCAACGCGCGCCCGGCCTGCTGAGCCTCCGCAGCGGCCTCCGGGAAAGCCCGGTCCATGGCTGCACGCAACTGTTGATCCAGGGAATGGGCGATGCGCAGCATGAACGGATCAACGGGCTTGGCAAGCCCTGATCATCCCCCGGCAGGTGCGAAACGCATACTCAGATCCAGCCAGCGACTGCGCGTGACCGGCGCACTGGTGGAGATCAGATCGATTCCTGTGGCGGCATAGGCGCGTAAATCCCCTGGCTGAATTCCAGAGGCTTCAAGAATCACAGCCCTGGAGGCAGTTCGTTCAACGGCCAGCTGGCGCAACCTGGGCACCAGGCTACTCAGCTGCTCAGGCGTGAACTCATCCAACAGCACACCATCGGCTCCGGCAATCACGGCCTCCGAGGCTTCTTGCTCGCTTTCCGCTTCCACAATCACCCTCGCCGGCCATGGAGCTGAAGCCCGCACAGCTGCAATCGCAGCTTCAATGCCACCCGCCCAGGCCAGATGGTTTTCCTTGAGCATGGCGGCATCGTCCAGACCGAGTCGATGATTGACACCCCCGCCCATGCGCACGGCGTACTTCTCAAGTTCGCGCAGTCCAGGCGTGGTCTTGCGGGTGTCAGCCAGGCGCACACCGGTTCCCTTCAGTTCTCTCACCAGTGCCGCTGTGGCCGTGGCGATGCCAGAGAGACGCATCGCCAAATTCAGCGCCGTCCGTTCAGCACCCACCAGAGCAGAGGCCTGGCCGTCGAAACGGATCAGCGTGTCCCCGGACTGCACCGCAGCACCCTCGGCAACCAGACACTCCACCTCAAGCTTGGGATCCAACAGGCGAAACAAGCGCAGAGCAAGGCTGCCACCGCAGAACACTCCTTCCTGCTTGGCGATCCAGCTCGCCTGAGCCCGCCGTCCACTCAGGGCCGGCGCGGTGAGATCACCGCGGCCAAGGTCCTCAGCCAGCCAGTCCTGGAGTTGCGCCTGAAGACGGGGGGTCGTTAGGGGCTGCTCAACGTTCATCACTCCGGAATCGCCCGCTCAACCGACTGGATCCATCATGCGGGCACGAGTGTTTGGACCTGTCCCGCAGCGCTTCATTTGCCGATGCAAAAGCGGGAAAAAATACGATCCAGCACCGATTCGGTGAGCTCTTCCCCCGTGATCTCGCCGAGGCTGTGAATGGCCTCACGCAGGTCAATCGTCCAGAAATCCCAGGGCAATCCATCCGCGGCAACCTGCTCACTGCGATCAAGGGCAGCGGCCGCCACAGTTGCCAGGTCAACCTGTCGTTGGTTGAGCGCCAGCAACAGAGAGCCGTCGCTGAGTGCGCCACAACGCTCCAGAAGCGCCTGCACCAGCTGCGCTTCCCCCACCCCTGTCACAGCGGACAGATGGACATCGGCGGGAACCGCAGCATCGCTGAGATCAGCCTTGTTTCCCACCAGCAGATGGGGCACATCCGCAGGGATCTGTTCACGCAGAACCTGATCCTCAGCGGTCCAGCCGTCAGCGAGATCAAACAGAAGCACGACCAGGTCGGCACTGGCCAAAGCGTCGTGGCTTCGGGCGATGCCCAACTGCTCAACGGCATCATTGGTGCTGCGGATACCGGCGGTATCGAGCAGCGTGATCGGAACGCCCTCCAGCACGATTTCGCTTTCCAGCAGGTCTCTTGTGGTTCCAGGCAGATCGGTGACGATGGCTCGCTCGCGCCGACTGAGCAGATTCAGAAGTGAGCTCTTGCCCACGTTCGGTCTGCCGACGAGCGCCACCCGCAGCCCCTGACGCAAGGCGACACTGCGCTCCCCATCCGCCACAAGTTGCAGCAACTCGTCGCGTACTGACTGCAAGACCTTCAGTAAGGCCGGGCCATCGAGAGCAGGCAGATCCTCCTCAAAATCAACCCTGGCCTCCAACTCACTGAGCTGATCCAGCAGACGTTCGCGCAACATCTGGATTCGACGCTGAATGCCGCCATCCACGCCTGCCATCGCCAGCTGCGCAGCTCGCTGGCTGCGTGCGGCCACCAGATCACCGATCGCCTCAGCACGCGTGAGATCGAGGCGCCCGTTCAGGACAGCTCTCTGACTGAATTCACCGGGCAATGCTCGGCGAATCCCAGGCTGTTCGAGCACACGGGCCATGACCCGCTGCACAGCCATCACTCCGCCATGGCAATGGATTTCCACCACGTCTTCAGCGGTGAAACTGCGTGGCGCCTTCATCACAAGCACCAACACCTCATCGAGTCGCTCCATTCCATCGGCTGCCATCACGTGGCCGTAAAGCACCCGATGGCTCTCCCACAGCTGTGTGCCCGGGAAGCAGGTGATCTCGCTCACCGCCCGTTGAGCGTCAGGGCCGGACAGTCGAATCACCGCGATGCCGCCCTGCCCGGGGGCCACTGCCGTGGCCACTGCAGCAATCGTTTGCCTCTCCAGGTTGATCTCCTGCATCGCAGTGCTGCAACAGCCCCGAGCCCACTCCCTACGATCACATCCTCAATGCCATGCGAGAACCGCCGACACTCCGATGGGCCGGATGCTGAGAAAGGCACATCAACGCCTGCAGAAAGGGCTGCAATGGATCTGGCAACAGGAAGGCACTCCAGGACAGCGGGCCCGTGGGCTTGCTGCCGGCATCTTCTGCGGCTGCTTTCCGATCTTCGGTTTGCAGACACTGGTGGGAATCGCTCTGGCCAGTGTGGTGCGTGGGAACCATCTGTTGGCGGCCGCCGGCACCTGGATCAGCAATCCCTTCACCTACCTGCCGCTCTATTGGTTCAACTACCGGATCGGGGCTCTGCTGCTCGGCCCCGGCCGCGAATGGCCAGGCTTCGATGCCCTGCACCAGGAGGGCTTCAACCAACTGGGCTGGAGCGTGATCAGCCGCTTGCTGCTGGGCTCCAGCATCACTGGTGCCGTCTGCTCGGCACTGGGCTGGTGGCTAAGCCTGAATTGGCTCCTACAGCAACAACGCAAACGCTGTGGGCAGTCGCGCTCGAAGTCAGGTACCGCTGCTGCGGGCGATATCAATCACATCCGCCATTGAACGGATCTGGTGCATGGTGCGCTGCAGCTGCTCGGCACTGGCCAGCTCCAAACGCAGATCAATGCGTGCTGGCTTTCCATAGCTGGTCTTCACACGGGCATCACTGACGTTGATGCGTCCATCAGAGAGGCGCATCAGGATGTCCTTGAGAATCCCGACACGGTCGATCACCTCAATCCGCAGCTGCGCGGGGAAACGTTGGCTTCTTGCCGCCAAAGCGGGATTCCAGCGCACAGGCAATCGCCGTTCGCTTGGAATCGCCTCCACATTGGAGCAGTCCTGGCGATGCACGGTGATGCCATGGTTGCCGAGGGCTACCGTGCCCAGAATCGCCTCGCCGGGAAGAGGGCTGCAACAACCACCGAGGCGGTAGTCGAGACCCTCCACACCAAGGATGGGATCCTGCTGATCAGGGCTGGAGCGGGGGGTGCCGGTTTCAGCCTGCTGCACAAGCTGGCGGGCGACGTCTTCGTTACTGAGCGGTGGCTCCTCGATGGTGGCCTGCAGGCGGATCTCCTCTCGCAGACGGTTGAGCACCTGATGCAGGGTGACGGCTCCGAAGCCGAGGGCCGCAAGCAGATCCTCGGTGCTGAGCAGGTTGCAGCGCTCGGCCACACGCGTCATGGCATCACTGCTGAGCAGAGCATCAAAACCGCTGCGTCCCAGCTCCCGTTCGAGCAGATCCTTGCCCCGCTCAACCGTTTCATCCCGATGACTGCGTTTGTACCACTGGCGGATGCGATTACGCGCCGTGGGCGTCGCCACGAAATTGAGCCAATCAAGACTGGGGTGTGCCGTCTTGCTCGTGAGCACATTCACAAAATCACCGTTCTGGAGCGGCGTCGACAGGGGAGAAAGTCGATCGTTGATGCGCACGCCATGGCAGTGATTACCCACTTCCGAGTGGATGCGATAGGCAAAATCCACAGCCGTCGACCCTTTGCGCAAACCCAGAACGTCGCCTTTGGGCGTGAACACGAACACCTCTTCATCGAAGAGATCTTCCTTGATCGAAGCGAGGTAGTCATTGTGATCATCAGCTCCCCCCTCCTGCTGCCAATCAACAAGTTGCCGCAACCAGTTGAAGCGTTCAGTGTCTCCGCCGGCAGCGGGTGAGCCGCCCTCTTTGTATTTCCAGTGCGCGGCAATTCCGAACTCCGCCACCCGGTGCATATCCAGCGTTCGGATCTGTACTTCGATCGGACGGTGACGTCCGATGACAGCCGTATGCAACGACTGATAACCATTGGGCTTGGGCAGACCGATGTAGTCCTTGAAGCGCCCGGGAATGGGACGGAAGGTGTCGTGAACAACCGCAAGAGCCCGATAGCAGGCTTCAACACTGGGGGTAAGGATCCGCAGGGCCGCCACGTCGTAAATCTCGTGGAAGGCTTTTTGCTGACGCTGCATCTTGGTCCAGATACCGAAGAGGTGCTTGGGCCGACCGCTCACCTCACAGTTCTCAAGCCCGACAGCCGCCAGGCGATCACTGAGCAACTGCACGGTGACCCCCAGACGTTCCTCCCGCTCGCTGCGCTTGGTCGCGACTTCCTGCTGAATCTCCCTGAAGGCATCCGGCTCAAGCAATTTGAAGGACAGATCCTCCAGCTCCCACTTGAAGCGACCGATGCCAAGACGGTTGGCCAGAGGTGCATAAATCTCGCGGGTTTCCCGGGCAATGCGCTGGCGCTTTTCCTCGCGCAGCGCCCCCAGCGTGCGCATGTTGTGCAGTCGGTCGGCGAGCTTCACAAGCACCACGCGGATGTCGCTGGCCATCGCCAGGAACATCTTGCGCAGGTTTTCGGCCTGAGCCTCAGTGCGATTGGTGAAATGCAGCCCCCCAAGCTTGGTGACCCCCTCCACCAGCTCCCGGACCTCCGGTCCGAAATGACTCTCGAGCTGCTCCGGAGTGACATCGGTGTCCTCCACCACGTCGTGCAGAAAGCCTGCAGCGATCACGCTGGCGCTGGCACCGATATCCCTCAGCAGATCAGCCACCGCCACCGGATGAACGATGTAGGGGTCGCCGCTGGCGCGAAACTGGCCCTCGTGCAGCTGAAAAGCAAAATCAAAGGCCGCTGCAAGCAGAGCCTCTGAATCGGTGGGGCAGCTGTGACCGATCCCTGGCGGCACGTGGTCGATGCACTCACGCAACCAGGCAGGGAGGTCGATGCCGTAGTCGTCAGCCGAACGGATGGGCCTGTCCCTCAGAGCCACCAGACCGCAAGCCGGTGCAGCGGATCCATTCCGGATCTGCACTGCGACCGTCTCGGAGGTGGCGTTGAGCATCCGAACCGACAGGTGAATCCATGGTATGTAGCCATGAGCACCTGCGCTTCGATTGCCATGACAACCGCGCCAGCGACTGTCCTGGAGCTCGAACAATTCAGGCTCCGTTACCCGGGAAGCCAGGCCTGGACTCTCGATGGACTTGACCTGCGTCTGCATCCCGGCGAACGCCTGGCCCTGGTTGGCCCCTCCGGCTGCGGCAAGAGCACAGTGGCCAGGGCAGCGCTGCAACTGCTGCCCCCGGGCAGCAGTTGCGAGGGAGAACTAAGCCTGAATGGTCACGATCCCCGCAGCCTCAACTTGACCGATCTGAGGAGATTGCGCGGCGAGTCGGTGGGACTGGTGTTTCAGGATCCGATGACACGCCTGAATCCACTGATGACCGTGGGCGGTCATCTGATCGACACCCTGCGTGCCCACAGGCCGACCATGCACGAGACAGAACGTCTCAAGCGGGCCGAGGAGCTGCTGGAGCAGGTGGGCATCGGCGCTGCTCGCTTCCGCGCCTACCCCCACGAGTTCAGCGGCGGCATGCGTCAGCGCCTGGCCATTGCCCTGGCCATCGCACTGAGCCCCCCTCTGGTGATCGCGGACGAACCCACCACCAGCCTGGATGTAGCCGTGGCTGGTCAGGTAATGGCTGCTCTGAGAGCGCTGTGCCAGGAACTGGGCAGCGCTCTGTTACTGATCACTCACGATCTGGCCATGGCCAATCGCTGGTGCGAACGCATGGCTGTACTGGACGGTGGACGGGTCGTGGAGATCAACCGAAGCGACGTGGTCCTGACCTATCCCAGCTCCAGGGTGGGACAACGGCTGCTTGCCGCTGCCCGAGCACGAGAGGGAGGAAGCACCCCTGAAGCACCCGAGGCTGAAACGGTGCTGGCTGTGCAGGCACTGCGCTGCTGGCACAACCTGGGCGGTCCACCCTGGAATCCAACCTGGCTGAAAGCGGTGGACGGCATCAGCTTCCAGTTGCAAGCCGGCGAAACCCTTGGAGTGGTGGGAGGATCCGGCTGCGGCAAAAGCACCCTCTGCCGTGCCCTGATGGGACTGATGCCGATTCGTGGTGGCAGGGTGCAGTTACTCGGTCAGGATCTGCTCAGGCTGCGGGGACGTGAAGCGCGCCAGGCGCGGCGAACCATTCAGATGGTGTTCCAGGACCCTCTGGCTTGTCTGAATCCAGCCATGTCGGTGCTGGATGCCATCGTCGATCCACTGCGGATCCACAATCTGGCGTCACCGGCAGCAGCTCGGGAACAAGGCCGCCAGCTGCTGGAACGCGTGGGTCTTGGACCAGCCGATCGTTACCAGAATCGGCTTCCCCGCCAGCTTTCCGGGGGCCAGCAGCAACGGGTGGCCATCGCCCGCGCTCTGGCGCTGAAACCGAAGGTGCTGATCTGTGATGAAAGTGTGAGCATGCTCGATGCCGAAATCCAGGCGGAGGTTCTGGCACTGCTTCGGCAGCTGCAGCAGGAGCTTGGACTGGCCATGATTTTCATCACCCATGACCTTTCAGTGGCCGGTGGCTTCTGCCATCGACTGATCGTGCTCAACAAAGGACACGTCGTGGAGGAGGGACCCGGAGACCGGCTGCTGCATCAACCGCAGGCCGAGATCACGCGAACACTGGTCGAAGCCTGTCCTCGATTGCCAAGTTGAGGTCATGGCCCGAAGCCGAAGTGAAACGAGCGATCTTGAAAAAGCACGCAGGATTCGTTCATTGATCCACGATCAGGATTTACTCATCTGCCTCTACCCACATCTGTTTGCAGTGAAGCAAATGCTGCGACTTTCAGGGATGCGAAGCAAAAGAATCAGACGCTTTTATGACTCCAAAGCTGAAGCGATGATTTATCTGAAGAACGTCAAGTCCCCTCACTGGCTCCTCGTATCCGAGCAACTCAGTGACGGAAGCGGACTGGACTTGCTGCGTGAAAGCAAACGCTTCCCTAGCAGCCATCGCACCCTGCTCCTGATCAACCGTCCAGGCAAAAGCA
Above is a window of Synechococcus sp. BIOS-E4-1 DNA encoding:
- a CDS encoding protein adenylyltransferase SelO family protein, whose product is MPTTSSASSTTDTFAEFAEHVDYSLLSQLRADPEARVNGHDHQARQVKSGHYVPVTPTPLPTPEYVAHSDELFDELGLSHSLAEDDGFRRLFSGDISVNRGEMLPYGWATGYALSIYGTEYDQQCPFGNGNGYGDGRAVSVFEGLFRGRRWEMQLKGGGPTPYCRGADGRAVLRSSVREFLAQEFMHALGVPTSRSLTLYVSHAESVRRPWYSDQSQSMDPDVLIENPAAITTRVAPSFLRVGQLELFARRVRREAHPQALQELQMIVQHLIDRNYRTEIDESLSFPEQVVQLATLFRARLITLISHWMRVGYCQGNFNSDNCAAGGFTLDYGPFGFCELFDPRFQPWTGGGIHFSFFNQPKAAETNYRMFWSALKTLLKDHPSETARLDELLASFGDAMQQELDAMWARKLGLASHEPELIGELLQLLVASKADYTVAFRELSALPENVTPLKRGFYQPSDEQLDNKWNAWLQRWHLQLAGNGERGEITASMSRTNPAITWREWLIAPAYEQAARGDYGHVRELQTVFRHPYEPLSPELAVRYDQLRPKEFFGAGGISHYSCSS
- the nadC gene encoding carboxylating nicotinate-nucleotide diphosphorylase — encoded protein: MNVEQPLTTPRLQAQLQDWLAEDLGRGDLTAPALSGRRAQASWIAKQEGVFCGGSLALRLFRLLDPKLEVECLVAEGAAVQSGDTLIRFDGQASALVGAERTALNLAMRLSGIATATAALVRELKGTGVRLADTRKTTPGLRELEKYAVRMGGGVNHRLGLDDAAMLKENHLAWAGGIEAAIAAVRASAPWPARVIVEAESEQEASEAVIAGADGVLLDEFTPEQLSSLVPRLRQLAVERTASRAVILEASGIQPGDLRAYAATGIDLISTSAPVTRSRWLDLSMRFAPAGG
- the mnmE gene encoding tRNA uridine-5-carboxymethylaminomethyl(34) synthesis GTPase MnmE yields the protein MQEINLERQTIAAVATAVAPGQGGIAVIRLSGPDAQRAVSEITCFPGTQLWESHRVLYGHVMAADGMERLDEVLVLVMKAPRSFTAEDVVEIHCHGGVMAVQRVMARVLEQPGIRRALPGEFSQRAVLNGRLDLTRAEAIGDLVAARSQRAAQLAMAGVDGGIQRRIQMLRERLLDQLSELEARVDFEEDLPALDGPALLKVLQSVRDELLQLVADGERSVALRQGLRVALVGRPNVGKSSLLNLLSRRERAIVTDLPGTTRDLLESEIVLEGVPITLLDTAGIRSTNDAVEQLGIARSHDALASADLVVLLFDLADGWTAEDQVLREQIPADVPHLLVGNKADLSDAAVPADVHLSAVTGVGEAQLVQALLERCGALSDGSLLLALNQRQVDLATVAAAALDRSEQVAADGLPWDFWTIDLREAIHSLGEITGEELTESVLDRIFSRFCIGK
- a CDS encoding DUF6790 family protein; the protein is MVLSSNPQISKVLMQITWVIGGIGLWNGFNALGAGNIDSATQWIAGWSVGGVGLVSFVRHAIFHRSDALRMGWDYGTRNDFQLEVGFANLAWGVVAFAGLAQGWGTQALGSLILLVGIYMLQAAVLHLLELRTAKQPRYTSKVINISYALFTLYFGINALSS
- a CDS encoding DUF2062 domain-containing protein, whose product is MGRMLRKAHQRLQKGLQWIWQQEGTPGQRARGLAAGIFCGCFPIFGLQTLVGIALASVVRGNHLLAAAGTWISNPFTYLPLYWFNYRIGALLLGPGREWPGFDALHQEGFNQLGWSVISRLLLGSSITGAVCSALGWWLSLNWLLQQQRKRCGQSRSKSGTAAAGDINHIRH
- the argS gene encoding arginine--tRNA ligase, whose product is MLRIAHSLDQQLRAAMDRAFPEAAAEAQQAGRALDPQLVPASKPEFGDFQANGALALAKPLKQAPRQIAAAIVEQLKNDAAFTDLCLEPQIAGPGFINLTIRPECLAAELASRLGDARLGVPSVKDAAPVVVDFSSPNIAKEMHVGHLRSTIIGDSLARVLEFRGHRVLRLNHVGDWGTQFGMLITHLKQVAPEALETADAVDLGDLVAFYREAKKRFDDDEDFQITSREEVVKLQGGDPLSLKAWGLLCDQSRREFQKIYDRLDIRLSERGESFYNPFLPGVIDGLKQVGLLVTDDGAECVFLEGVSGKDGKPLPVIVQKSDGGFNYATTDLAAIRYRFAAAPDGDSARRVIYVTDAGQANHFAGVFQVAQRAGWIPDGARLEHVPFGLVQGEDGKKLKTRAGDTVRLRDLLDGAVERAEADLRSRLKEEERQEPEDFINHVAGTVGLAAVKYADLSQNRITNYQFSFDRMLALQGNTAPYLLYALVRISGIARKGGDLDRSTTQLQFSEPQEWALVRELLKFDAVVAEVEEELLPNRLCSYLFELSQVFNRFYDQVPVLKAGPKALPSRLALCRLTADTLKTGLGLLGINTLERM
- a CDS encoding asparaginase, which translates into the protein MPRLLLLATGGTIAGRAKDVTALNNYSAGVIHAEQLLQSVPQLQQLAEIQVEQIANVDSADLTFAHWQALVTHVRSAFAADADLAGVVISHGTNTLEETAWLLQLLIDDPRPVVLGGAMRPATALSADGPLNLFQAVQVASAPQSRGQGVLVVMDGWIHAARKVTKVATQGVGAFASPGTGPLGWVDDAGVHLPLVSEAREAPFAGLTLPGQWPRVAILYGCVEPESSMLTAMLKARIQGLVFTGTGAGQLSAVERDVLETWSGPRPLMLRASRCGSGPVHRSPEDERCGTLPAGSLNPQKARVLLLLSLSAGLNGVQMAAVLAQLESVS